The Mesorhizobium loti DNA segment CCGCCGCGATCGCCAGGGCCCGTGGCGGCGGCGTGAAGCGCCAGCCCGCGGCAACGCCGAAGATTGCCAGCACGATCAGCATCTCGACGCCGATCGAGCGGGTGAGCCTGCGCTGCACCTCCGTTGCCCCTGCCTCGGCGGAGACCGTGAGTTTCCAGCGATTGACCGCGGCCAGCGTGAACAGGAAGACCAGCAGCGCCAGCTTGACCAGCAGCAGCCGGCCATAGGCGGTGCCGATCAAGGCCGAGGGCGTCTGAACCTGGATGACGGCCAGCACAATGCCAGCCACGGCAAGCACGGCCACGACAGGCAGGATCGCTGCGGAGAAACGGCGCAGGAAAGCGACGGCACCGGTCGTTTGGCGCTTCAACGCGAGACCGAGCGGCACCAGTGCGCCGGCCCAGAAGGCGATGCCGACACCATGCACGAACACCAACGGTCGCGTCAGCCATTGCGGTTCGGCCGCGCTGGCATGGCCGCTGGCGGCCAGCGCGACACCGACACCAGCCAGGCCGGCAAGGGCAAATGGCCTGGCAAACACACGCGGTCCGGCCAGCGACAACAGACCGAGCCCCAGCGCGATCAGAGCGACCAGCACCGTCCAGCCGAAGCTGGTGCCGAGCCCGGTCCGCCAGATCACTGCTTGCGCGAGATGGGAGAGTGGCGCCCCGAGCGCGTCGAGACCCTGAAAGCCGAGCGACAAGGGTGCCGCCACCAGGCCGCACAGGATCGCGGTCGTGACAAAGCGCTGACCGGCGCGTCCATCGCCGGCCAGCCAGGCAAGGGCGAAGGCGCCGCCGACCCCGAGGAAAAGACCGACGTAGAGCAAGACCTTGCTAATCCAGATCGCCGACCGCGACGGCCAGTCGACGGCTTCGGACACGGCGGGCGGTTCGCTTGGCGCGCCGATGGAAAACAGCAGCGAACCACCGACCGGATGGCCGTCGGCGGAAATGACGCGCCAGCTCAGCACATGCGTGCCGGATTTGAGCGCTTGCGGATTGTCGATCTCGATCGTCTGGTCGGTGAGGCGGAAGGAGGTCAGCGCAACCGGCGTACCGTCAGGCTTCACCAGCGTCAGCACCAAGGGCGAAACCGGCTCGCTGAAGGTCAGCGAGAATTGCGTCGGAGCCTGCGCCAGGACCGCACCGTCGGCCGGATCGGTCTTGATCAGCGCGGCATGGGCAAAAGCCTGATCTGTCGATGCCATGACCATGAGCCCCACGAGCAGGCCCAGCAGCCCGCCGGCGATCCAGTCGATAAGCTTGTTGTTGGTATCGACCATTCGGGAAAATACTGCGGTCATGCCATGCCACGGGGATGCGGCGCGCTCCGCAGGCAGAGCGCGCCAGGGGAGAAAGTTATTTCTTCGGCGTGAGCTTGATGCCGGGCGCCGGGTTTTCGAGCGCGTCTTCATCCTGCCCGGCCGCCGGGATTTCGATCCAGCGGTCGGCGGCGTCGCCGCATTCCTGCACCACCGGGAAATAGAGTTTCTGGCCGACGGGCAAATCCGCCGTCAGCGTCGCGCGGAAGACGAACTCGTCGTAGAATTCGTCCGGCAGATTGCCGCCGCTCCAGTCGACTTCCTTGACGCCGTCGGTCACCGCCTGGCCATAGAGCTGGTAGGATTTTTCATATTTGCCCTTCTTGGTCTGCAGCGTCCAGCCCGACTTCGGCATCGGCTTCACCGCGATCACCCCTTCCGGAATCTGCACGCGCACGGCGGTCGTCGCCTTGCCGTCGCAACCATGCGGCACGCGCAACACGGCCTTGTAGGTCGAGCCGACCGCCGCTTCCTGGGTTTCGAGCGTGATGTGCGCAAAGGCGGCATTTGTCCCAAGCACCAGAAGCGCTGCGGCCGACAGAAAATACTTGTTCATGATGGTCCCTCTAGAATCTTGATCGGTACGACGGCCGGTTCAGTCGTTGTCTTCTTGAGGCGCCGCGCTGCCCATGGCCTGCACGGCGAATTTGATCGTCACCGTCCCGGCCTTTTCGAAGGTCAGCGTGGCGGCGAACATCTCGCCTTGCTTGGGTGGCTGCTTCAAATCCATGAACATCACATGATAGCTGCCGGGACCCAGAACGACCTTGCCGCCGGCTGGGATCTCCAGGCCGCCGACAACGGGCCGCATGGTCATGACGCCGTCCTTGACACCCATCTCATGCAGTTCGGCCTTGTCCGAGATGTCGGAGGAAATCGACAGCAGCCGGTCCGGTGCGCTGCCGTTGTTTGTAATGCTAAAATAGCCGCCGGCCACCTTGGCGCCGGCCGGCGTGGCGCGAGACCAGGGATGGCCGATCTCGATATCGCCGACCTTGAACTCATGCGCCAAGACGGACTGGGCGCCGACGAGCATGATCGCGAAAGCCAGCGTGACAATGCCGAGATGCTCCTGGAAGCGGGACAGAATGCGGCTGAACAGCGTGCCTATCGCTGTGGGGGAAGAATGGGACATGGTTGCTCCATGAAGTGATGATCGCGCCGTTGCCGGTCGCGAGCCGTTTGATCTTTGGATGGGTGCGCCCGCGAAAGGTTCCGACGGGCAAAAAGGCTCAGGCCGGCGGCGGCGGCGCGCGCGGGTTCGACGGCGAGCGTTCGCGCGCGAGATCGAGATGGATGCTCGACGGAAAGACGAAGGCGACCGTTTCAACGGACAGGCTGCCCAAGGCCAGCCCGGCATCGGGCGGCGGCGCGAAGGCCGATGAAAACATGCCGCAGCCAAGCGCACAGCAGGCCGGCAGATGGGACGGGTGCTGGTCACCGCCGGGAAGCTGGGTGGCGCCATCGCGGGTACAGATGACGTTGCCGAAAGCGTCGAGTTGCGCGGCATTCGGGCCGGTGCCGAAGGCGAACGCGCCGAGCGTCGACTGGAGCAGCAACAGGCAGGCCGCGACAAGCACGGCCGGCATGCTCCAGCGTCTCCCCCGGCGGTTCAAGCCATCTGCCTCTTCAAGCAATTCCTGGAAGGATACGTATCATGGCAGCGGCAGGTCGAAAATCGCCAATTCGATGCTGCGGCAACGCGGCTCAGGATTTTTGCGGCGGACGGCTTTCGGGGATCGAGGTCAAAAGCGTCTGGCGCGCCGATTTCAGGTGCTTGCGGCAGGCCGCGTCGACCTTGCCGAGGTCGCGCGATTTGAGCGCCTCGATATAGGCAAGGTGCTCGCCGACCGCGACTTCGTTGCGCTCGCGCTCCTGCGCCTTGTTCCACTGGTAGTGGTAATGGAAGATCATGGCGATGACGTCGTAGAAATCGACGATGAAGCGGTTGCGCGAGGCGCGGTGGATGAGCCGGTGGAAGCGCTCATCCAGCTCGGAAAACGCGTTGAAGCGCGTGGCGATCTCGCGGGCCAGCTGGCGATGTTCGTCCTCTAGGCGGTCCAGATCGGCCCAGACCGGGCTGTCCTGCGGCAGTGCGGCGAAGGCAGCAGCCGAGCGCAGTTCGAACATTTCGCGGATCTCGGTCAGTTCGAGCGCGAAGGCCCGGGTAAAGCCCTTCAGCACCCAATGGCTGTTGCGGCGTTTCTCGATCAGGCCGAAGCGCGAGAAGCGGATCAGGAACTCGCGCACGCTGGTGGTGCCGACGCCGATCTCGCGCGCCAGTTCGAGCTCGTTGATCTGCATACCGGCCTCGGCGCCGCCGGCGAGCAGGCGCCGCATGAATGAGCGCTCGATGATCTCAGCCAGCGTGTCGGTCTCTTCCTCGGGGAAGAAATCGTCGGGGCGCGGGTCGCGCAGCACCGTCTTGGCGCGTTTGTTCCAGGCGATCAGCCCGGTTTCCTCCATGCGCGCCAGGATGCTGCGCACGGTCGTGCGGCTGACGCCGAGCAGTGTGCCCAGTTCCGGTTCCGACGGCAGGCTGCGCGTTTCGTCGAGCAGCCTGAGGCACCTGTTGTAGGCGTCCTTGTAGACGTTGTTGCTCTTCGACATCCCCTGACCCAATCATGCCGGTGCTTGCGGCGGCCGGCTTGAAGCGCAATATGACGTTCCCGTGACCCTGAAAAGCAGGAATCGCTTTCGCCGGGGTCCGGTTCATCGGTTGCAGCGCCACCACACACACGGGGCACGCGGAACGCCCGCGAAAAAACAATTGACGCAAAACTGTTTTTTCACGATAAAAGACATTAACTCTTAACAGGCGCGTGTCAATCAGCGCATCCCAGGATCACCCAGGAAACCGCCCGTGAACGTCTCGAACACCATTCTTCTGTCTCCCGCCGACAATGTCGCCGTTGCCAATGGCCGCATCGAGATCGGCACTGCTCTGCCGGGCGGCGCGCTTGCCACCTCAATCATCGAGCCCGGCCACAAGGTGGCGATCAAGCCGATTGCCGCCGGCGAGGCCGTGGTCAAATACGCCCAGGCGATCGGCCGCGCCACGCAGGACATCGCGCCGGGCGAACACGTTCATTCGCACAATCTGGTGTTCGAGGCCGGCCGCCTGCCGGTGGTGCCGCCGAGCGAGGCCGAGCACGCGACGGAGGCCGACCGCGCCCGCACCTTCATGGGCTACCGCCGCGCCGATGGCCGCGCCGGCACGCGCAACTTCATCGGCATCATCGCCAGCGTCAATTGCTCGGCCACGGTCTGCCATTCCATCGCCGACACCGCCAACCGGACCTTGCTGCCGAAATATCCTGGTATCGACGGCTTCGTGCCCATCGTCCACGGCCAGGGCTGCGGCATGAGCGCTACTGGCGACGGCATGATGGTGCTGCACCGCACGCTCGCCGGCTATGCCCGCCACCCGAATTTCGGCGGCGTGCTGATGGTCGGCCTGGGATGCGAGGTCAACCAGCTCACCCTCTACGGCCAGAAAGGTGCGGCTGCCGGCAAACGCCATTTCAACATCCAGGACGCCGGCGGATCGCGCAAATCGGTGGAAAAGGCGATGGGCGTGCTGGCCGAGATCGCCGAGGAAGTCGGCCAGTTGAAGCGCGAGCCGATCCCGGTCTCAGAGATCGTTGTCGGCCTGCAATGCGGCGGCTCCGACGGCATGTCGGGCATCACCGCCAATCCGGCGCTGGGCGCGGCTGTCGACATACTGGCCGGCGTCGGCGGCATCGGCATCCTCTCCGAGACCACGGAAATCTACGGCGCCGAGCACCTGCTTGCCTACCGCGCGGCGACGCCCGAGATCGCCAAGAAGCTCGACGGCTATGTGAAGTGGTGGGAAGATCACGTCGCCAAGCATGGCGCCTCGATCGACAACAACCCCTCGCCCGGCAACAAGCGCGGCGGCCTCACCACCATCCTGGAAAAGTCGCTGGGCGCGGTCGCCAAGGGCGGCCAGACACCGCTCAATGGCGTCTTCGGCTATGCCGAGAAGGTCACCGGCAACGGACTGGTGTTCATGGACACGCCCGGTTACGACCCGGTCTCGGCCACCGGCCAGGTCGCGGGCGGCGCCAATGTCATTGTCTTCACCACCGGCCGCGGCTCCTGCTTCGGCTGCCGGCCGACGCCGTCGATCAAGGTCGCCACCAACTCGACCATGTATCACCAGATGGAAGAGGACATGGACGTCAATTGCGGCGTCATCGCCTCGGGCGAAAAGACCATCGCGGGCATGGGCCGCGAGATTTTCGAACTGATCGTCGAGACGGCTTCCGGCCGTAAGACCAAGAGCGAGGATTTCGGCTACGGCGACAACGAGTTCGTGCCCTGGCACCTCGGCGCGACGCTCTGAATTCAACGCATATGTGGTAGAACTGCCGGGCTGGACAGCGCCCGGCAACGGGGAGGGTTTGCATGGAAAAACGCCGCATCGGCAAGACGGCGCTCGAGGTCACCGAGGTCAGCTTCGGGGGTGCCGCGATCGGCGGCCTCTACCGCGCCTGTTCGCGCGAGGCGGCGATGGAGACACTGCAAGGCGCCTGGGAGGCGGGCTTGCGCTATTTCGACACCGCGCCCTTCTATGGTTTCGGCCTGTCGGAGCGGCGTTTCGGCGACTTCCTGCGCTACAAGCCGCGCGATTCCTACGTGCTGTCCACCAAGGTCGGACGTCTGTTTCGCCCGGTGCCGGAAGACAAGGTGCCCGATCATTCCTATGTCGATCCGCTGCCCTTCGCGCTCGACTACGACTACTCCTATGACGGCATCATGCGCTCGGTCGATTTCAGCTATGCGCGGCTTGGGCTGAACAAGATCGACATCCTCTATGTGCACGACATCGGCGTCTACACGCATGGCGTCGAGAAGACCAAGCTGCACTTTCGCCAGCTGATGGATGGCGGGCTCAAGGCGCTCGAGGAGCTGAAGCGGGCCGGCACGATTTCCGCCTATGGGCTCGGCGTCAACGAAGTCCAGATCTGCCTAGATGTGATGCGCCGGGCGCCGCTCGACTGCATCCTGCTCGCCAGCCGCTATTCCTTGCTCGACCGCAGCGCCGAAGCCGAACTGCTGCCGCTGTGCCGGGCGCAGCAGACGTCACTGGTGATCGGCGGCGTGTTCAACTCCGGCATATTGGCGACCGGGCCGGTGCAAGGCGCGCATTTCGACTACCTGCCCGCCAGCCGCGATATGCTCGACCGGGTCGACGCCATG contains these protein-coding regions:
- a CDS encoding copper resistance protein CopC → MVDTNNKLIDWIAGGLLGLLVGLMVMASTDQAFAHAALIKTDPADGAVLAQAPTQFSLTFSEPVSPLVLTLVKPDGTPVALTSFRLTDQTIEIDNPQALKSGTHVLSWRVISADGHPVGGSLLFSIGAPSEPPAVSEAVDWPSRSAIWISKVLLYVGLFLGVGGAFALAWLAGDGRAGQRFVTTAILCGLVAAPLSLGFQGLDALGAPLSHLAQAVIWRTGLGTSFGWTVLVALIALGLGLLSLAGPRVFARPFALAGLAGVGVALAASGHASAAEPQWLTRPLVFVHGVGIAFWAGALVPLGLALKRQTTGAVAFLRRFSAAILPVVAVLAVAGIVLAVIQVQTPSALIGTAYGRLLLVKLALLVFLFTLAAVNRWKLTVSAEAGATEVQRRLTRSIGVEMLIVLAIFGVAAGWRFTPPPRALAIAAAQPVSVHIHALQAMADLSITPGHAGPVAASMIIMTGDFGPLDAKEVTLVLSKPDSGIEPMKRAATKPGDGSWRVDNLVIPVPGRWTVRIDILVSDFDMVKIEAPIEIRP
- a CDS encoding transcriptional regulator, encoding MSKSNNVYKDAYNRCLRLLDETRSLPSEPELGTLLGVSRTTVRSILARMEETGLIAWNKRAKTVLRDPRPDDFFPEEETDTLAEIIERSFMRRLLAGGAEAGMQINELELAREIGVGTTSVREFLIRFSRFGLIEKRRNSHWVLKGFTRAFALELTEIREMFELRSAAAFAALPQDSPVWADLDRLEDEHRQLAREIATRFNAFSELDERFHRLIHRASRNRFIVDFYDVIAMIFHYHYQWNKAQERERNEVAVGEHLAYIEALKSRDLGKVDAACRKHLKSARQTLLTSIPESRPPQKS
- a CDS encoding nuclear export factor GLE1, whose protein sequence is MNKYFLSAAALLVLGTNAAFAHITLETQEAAVGSTYKAVLRVPHGCDGKATTAVRVQIPEGVIAVKPMPKSGWTLQTKKGKYEKSYQLYGQAVTDGVKEVDWSGGNLPDEFYDEFVFRATLTADLPVGQKLYFPVVQECGDAADRWIEIPAAGQDEDALENPAPGIKLTPKK
- a CDS encoding Pyridoxal 4-dehydrogenase is translated as MEKRRIGKTALEVTEVSFGGAAIGGLYRACSREAAMETLQGAWEAGLRYFDTAPFYGFGLSERRFGDFLRYKPRDSYVLSTKVGRLFRPVPEDKVPDHSYVDPLPFALDYDYSYDGIMRSVDFSYARLGLNKIDILYVHDIGVYTHGVEKTKLHFRQLMDGGLKALEELKRAGTISAYGLGVNEVQICLDVMRRAPLDCILLASRYSLLDRSAEAELLPLCRAQQTSLVIGGVFNSGILATGPVQGAHFDYLPASRDMLDRVDAMEKIAGEGDYPLAAAAFQFPLYEPTVATVLTGTAKLANLTRNLELLDVDIPETEYQKYRPYTVVQELA
- a CDS encoding altronate dehydratase; translation: MNVSNTILLSPADNVAVANGRIEIGTALPGGALATSIIEPGHKVAIKPIAAGEAVVKYAQAIGRATQDIAPGEHVHSHNLVFEAGRLPVVPPSEAEHATEADRARTFMGYRRADGRAGTRNFIGIIASVNCSATVCHSIADTANRTLLPKYPGIDGFVPIVHGQGCGMSATGDGMMVLHRTLAGYARHPNFGGVLMVGLGCEVNQLTLYGQKGAAAGKRHFNIQDAGGSRKSVEKAMGVLAEIAEEVGQLKREPIPVSEIVVGLQCGGSDGMSGITANPALGAAVDILAGVGGIGILSETTEIYGAEHLLAYRAATPEIAKKLDGYVKWWEDHVAKHGASIDNNPSPGNKRGGLTTILEKSLGAVAKGGQTPLNGVFGYAEKVTGNGLVFMDTPGYDPVSATGQVAGGANVIVFTTGRGSCFGCRPTPSIKVATNSTMYHQMEEDMDVNCGVIASGEKTIAGMGREIFELIVETASGRKTKSEDFGYGDNEFVPWHLGATL